In one Brevibacillus composti genomic region, the following are encoded:
- a CDS encoding cytochrome c oxidase assembly protein: MHHHHQHGNPIEAGIGSFSDMWSPGVILFTILLLILYFALTGPMRHRFADSSPVPGKQKALFVLAMLVFYAGAGSPINYTGHHYLFSMHMLQMSLLFFVLPPLLMVGIPGWLWTVIFRKERVRAVLRVLTKPLVAAVVFNSLLSFYHVPFILDFASLNHDAMNAFHGFLFLTAFCMWWPIIHPLPEEKIQLAGLKKMAYLFANGILITPACALIIFAGHSVYEHYSNAPQLFANYTPFMDQRLGGILMKLIQEMTYGFVLYHIFTKWRQEEKMNDLPMERQSENQLDVLTPAPDRS; this comes from the coding sequence ATGCATCATCATCATCAACATGGCAATCCCATCGAAGCGGGGATTGGTTCATTTTCAGATATGTGGAGTCCGGGCGTCATTTTGTTCACCATCTTGCTGCTCATTCTGTATTTTGCCCTGACTGGACCGATGCGTCACCGATTTGCTGATTCCAGCCCGGTTCCCGGAAAACAGAAAGCGCTTTTTGTTTTGGCCATGCTGGTTTTCTACGCGGGAGCGGGAAGTCCGATCAACTACACGGGTCACCATTATCTGTTCAGCATGCACATGCTGCAGATGTCCTTGTTGTTCTTTGTATTGCCGCCGCTTCTGATGGTCGGCATACCGGGATGGCTGTGGACCGTTATCTTCCGCAAAGAAAGAGTGAGAGCTGTCCTGCGTGTTCTGACCAAGCCTCTGGTGGCCGCGGTCGTCTTTAACTCGCTGCTCTCTTTTTACCATGTGCCGTTCATTCTTGATTTTGCTTCCCTGAACCATGACGCGATGAATGCTTTCCATGGGTTCTTGTTCTTGACGGCGTTTTGCATGTGGTGGCCGATTATTCACCCGCTGCCGGAGGAAAAAATTCAGCTGGCGGGTCTGAAGAAAATGGCGTACCTGTTTGCAAACGGGATCCTGATTACGCCTGCTTGTGCACTTATTATTTTTGCCGGTCATTCGGTCTACGAGCATTACTCCAATGCTCCGCAGCTTTTCGCCAATTACACGCCTTTCATGGACCAGCGCCTGGGCGGCATTTTGATGAAGCTGATTCAAGAAATGACGTACGGTTTTGTTTTGTACCACATCTTTACGAAATGGCGTCAAGAAGAGAAGATGAACGATCTGCCGATGGAGCGGCAATCGGAGAATCAGCTCGATGTCTTGACACCGGCTCCTGACCGAAGCTGA
- a CDS encoding cytochrome C oxidase subunit IV family protein has protein sequence MGAHVQDEPRKPKVKQDGAKKHVIAFIASLVLTALAFAAVGFEVVPTGFTVPFIVGLAFVQAMFQLFFWMHMDQKGHEFARIAIFVGTSFILIAIIVFVFWVWW, from the coding sequence ATGGGAGCACATGTTCAAGATGAACCACGCAAGCCGAAGGTGAAGCAGGATGGCGCGAAGAAGCATGTGATTGCCTTTATCGCATCGCTTGTCTTGACTGCACTTGCTTTTGCGGCTGTCGGATTTGAAGTGGTGCCGACCGGCTTTACCGTACCGTTTATTGTAGGCCTTGCCTTTGTCCAGGCGATGTTTCAATTGTTCTTCTGGATGCATATGGATCAAAAGGGCCACGAGTTCGCACGGATCGCGATCTTTGTAGGAACCTCCTTCATTTTAATCGCGATCATCGTATTTGTTTTCTGGGTTTGGTGGTAA
- a CDS encoding cytochrome (ubi)quinol oxidase subunit III: MATHHVSTVLPDEPEKATLEGKNKILGFWLFLGGETVLFGSLFATFIALRDQANGGPTSQQLFDMPLVAAATLILLTSSLTSVFAILALHKHDLKKMQAWMTVTVLLGLGFLALEIYEFVHYVSMGHKMTSGAFGSAFYTLVGFHGAHVLFGIIWILTIQLQTVKKGLTVVTAPKFYVASLYWHFIDVVWVFIFTVVYLMGMIGGKVG; encoded by the coding sequence ATGGCGACACATCACGTATCTACGGTTCTGCCTGACGAACCGGAAAAAGCCACCCTCGAAGGGAAAAATAAGATCTTAGGCTTCTGGCTCTTCCTCGGGGGAGAGACCGTCCTGTTCGGTTCGCTGTTTGCGACGTTCATCGCTCTCCGCGACCAGGCAAACGGCGGTCCTACTTCGCAGCAGTTGTTTGACATGCCGCTCGTCGCGGCAGCGACCCTGATCCTCTTGACCAGCTCGCTTACCAGCGTGTTTGCCATTCTCGCCCTGCACAAGCATGACCTGAAAAAAATGCAGGCGTGGATGACGGTAACCGTTCTTTTGGGTCTGGGCTTCCTGGCTTTGGAGATTTACGAGTTCGTTCACTACGTCAGCATGGGTCATAAAATGACGTCAGGTGCATTCGGTTCTGCTTTCTACACGCTAGTTGGTTTCCACGGAGCACACGTGTTGTTCGGGATCATCTGGATCCTGACCATCCAGCTTCAGACCGTGAAGAAAGGCTTGACGGTGGTAACCGCTCCGAAGTTCTATGTAGCCAGCTTGTACTGGCACTTTATCGACGTCGTATGGGTATTCATCTTTACCGTGGTATACCTCATGGGTATGATCGGTGGAAAGGTGGGATAA
- the ctaD gene encoding cytochrome c oxidase subunit I, which yields MSAHASHAPKRSGILDWLTTVDHKKIGILYLIAGGFFFLLGGIEALLIRLQLMYPGLDLVGAKTFNELITMHGTTMIFLAAMPIIFALMNAVVPLQIGARDVAFPFVNSLGFWLFFFGGVLINTSWFMGGAPDAGWTSYATLALNQYSAGHGVDFYVLGLQIAGLGTLIGGINFLVTIINMRAPGMTFMRMPLFTWSAFVTSGLILFAFPAITVGLVLLMFDRLFGAAFFNPDAGGNVVIWQHLFWIFGHPEVYILILPAFGIISEVVSTFSKKRLFGYSSMVFATALIGFLGFMVWAHHMFTTGMGPVANTLFGLATMLIAVPTGIKIFNWLLTMWGGQITFPTANLFAVGFIPTFTIGGMTGVMLSIPAADYQYHDTYFVVAHFHYVIVGGMAFGLFAGLYYWWPKMFGKMLNETLGKWSFWTFFIGFHLTFFPQHFLGLMGMPRRVFTFLPGQGLEWGNFISTIGVFGMTIGTLLFLINTYVTAKSGKRAPADPWDGRTLEWSIPSPPPEYNFAQTPLVRGLDALWVEKMAGNKGMLPAEPLGSIHMPSGSILPFIMSGGLFIAGYGFMYHNYVLVGIGMAIFFGCMMVRSIKDDPGYHIDPIELDEKGVKA from the coding sequence GTGTCTGCACATGCTTCTCATGCACCTAAGCGGTCAGGAATTCTTGATTGGCTCACTACCGTGGACCATAAAAAAATCGGGATTCTCTATTTGATTGCCGGTGGATTCTTCTTCTTGCTCGGCGGTATTGAAGCCCTTCTGATTCGCTTGCAATTGATGTACCCTGGACTTGATCTCGTCGGTGCAAAGACGTTCAACGAATTGATCACCATGCACGGAACTACAATGATCTTCCTGGCAGCGATGCCGATCATCTTTGCACTAATGAACGCCGTCGTGCCGCTGCAAATTGGGGCCCGCGACGTAGCGTTTCCGTTTGTAAACTCTCTTGGTTTCTGGCTCTTCTTCTTTGGTGGAGTGCTGATTAATACGAGCTGGTTCATGGGCGGTGCGCCTGATGCCGGTTGGACATCCTATGCTACTCTCGCCTTGAACCAATACAGCGCAGGCCACGGCGTCGACTTCTACGTCCTCGGTCTGCAAATCGCCGGTCTCGGTACGCTGATTGGCGGAATCAACTTCCTGGTTACGATCATCAACATGCGTGCGCCAGGAATGACCTTTATGCGCATGCCGCTGTTTACCTGGTCTGCGTTTGTAACATCCGGTCTGATCCTGTTCGCTTTCCCGGCGATCACGGTTGGTCTGGTGCTTCTGATGTTTGACCGTCTGTTCGGAGCGGCGTTCTTTAACCCGGATGCGGGCGGTAACGTCGTGATCTGGCAGCACTTGTTCTGGATCTTCGGTCACCCCGAAGTATACATTCTGATTCTGCCGGCGTTCGGTATCATTTCCGAGGTCGTCAGCACATTCTCTAAAAAGCGCCTGTTCGGTTACAGTTCCATGGTATTTGCGACTGCGCTGATCGGATTCCTCGGATTCATGGTGTGGGCGCACCACATGTTCACAACCGGTATGGGTCCTGTGGCCAATACGCTGTTTGGTTTGGCGACGATGCTGATTGCCGTTCCGACAGGAATTAAGATCTTTAACTGGCTGCTCACGATGTGGGGCGGACAGATCACGTTCCCTACCGCAAACCTGTTCGCAGTAGGATTCATCCCTACGTTCACCATCGGTGGGATGACTGGGGTTATGCTGTCCATTCCGGCGGCAGACTACCAGTACCATGACACGTACTTCGTCGTTGCTCACTTCCACTACGTCATCGTCGGTGGTATGGCATTCGGTCTCTTCGCCGGTCTCTACTACTGGTGGCCGAAAATGTTCGGCAAGATGCTGAACGAAACACTGGGCAAATGGAGCTTCTGGACCTTCTTTATCGGGTTCCACCTGACGTTCTTCCCGCAGCACTTCCTCGGACTGATGGGGATGCCGCGCCGCGTGTTTACGTTCTTGCCTGGCCAAGGCCTGGAGTGGGGTAACTTTATCAGTACGATCGGGGTATTCGGCATGACGATCGGTACACTCCTGTTCCTGATCAACACCTATGTCACCGCGAAAAGCGGCAAACGCGCTCCTGCGGATCCGTGGGATGGCCGCACGCTGGAGTGGTCGATTCCATCTCCGCCGCCTGAGTACAACTTTGCGCAAACTCCGCTCGTGCGCGGACTCGACGCCCTGTGGGTGGAGAAAATGGCAGGAAACAAAGGCATGCTGCCAGCCGAGCCGCTTGGTTCGATTCACATGCCGTCCGGCTCCATTCTCCCGTTCATCATGTCCGGCGGTCTGTTTATCGCAGGGTACGGTTTCATGTACCACAACTACGTTCTGGTCGGTATTGGCATGGCTATCTTCTTCGGTTGCATGATGGTTCGTTCGATTAAAGACGATCCTGGCTACCATATTGATCCGATCGAGCTCGATGAGAAGGGGGTTAAGGCGTAA
- the coxB gene encoding cytochrome c oxidase subunit II: protein MKSWQQSWRQLLLFGLLALALTGCGKEELSALQPQGPVAAMQFDLMKLTTIIMTGVFVVVILILTYVLIRYRKRPGQTGIPKQVEGSHTLEVIWTVIPFLLLIIMAVPTVTAGFSLGKVYNSDEALQVRVTAHQFWWEFEYPDLGVATAQDLVMPVGQKVQFTLTSSDVMHAFWIPALGGKIDTNPGLDNKMWLQADRTGTFYGKCAELCGASHALMDFKVEVMEQDEFARWIEKMKGVQAAEPAAPASALALEGQQIFNKSCLGCHAVAGKGGKLGPNLTNFADRHLIAGILEHNEQNLADWLKDPEKVKPGNLMPNLNLDDQQVKALVEYMSTLSVQDK from the coding sequence ATGAAGAGTTGGCAACAATCTTGGCGTCAGCTTTTGCTGTTTGGGTTGCTGGCGTTGGCGCTGACCGGTTGTGGCAAAGAAGAGCTCTCGGCACTTCAGCCGCAAGGGCCAGTAGCCGCCATGCAATTCGACTTGATGAAGCTGACGACCATCATCATGACCGGGGTCTTTGTCGTCGTTATTCTGATCCTTACCTATGTCCTTATCCGTTACCGTAAGCGTCCTGGACAAACCGGCATTCCCAAACAAGTGGAAGGCAGCCATACGCTGGAAGTGATCTGGACCGTCATTCCGTTCCTGCTGCTGATTATCATGGCGGTACCGACTGTTACAGCCGGTTTCTCGCTGGGTAAGGTATACAACAGCGATGAAGCGCTTCAAGTGCGGGTTACGGCTCACCAGTTCTGGTGGGAATTCGAGTATCCGGATCTCGGCGTAGCCACTGCCCAAGACCTCGTGATGCCAGTCGGACAAAAGGTTCAATTCACCCTGACGTCTTCTGACGTTATGCACGCATTCTGGATTCCGGCACTCGGCGGCAAGATCGACACGAACCCGGGCCTGGATAACAAAATGTGGCTGCAAGCGGACAGAACCGGTACTTTCTACGGGAAGTGCGCGGAGCTCTGCGGTGCCTCTCACGCTTTGATGGACTTTAAAGTCGAAGTGATGGAACAAGACGAATTTGCGCGCTGGATTGAAAAAATGAAAGGCGTGCAAGCGGCTGAACCTGCTGCGCCTGCAAGTGCATTGGCTTTGGAAGGGCAACAAATTTTCAACAAGAGCTGCTTGGGCTGTCACGCTGTAGCTGGCAAAGGTGGAAAACTGGGGCCGAACCTGACCAACTTCGCGGATCGTCACCTCATCGCAGGTATCCTCGAGCACAATGAACAAAATCTCGCTGATTGGCTCAAAGATCCGGAGAAAGTGAAGCCGGGCAACCTGATGCCGAACCTGAATCTGGATGACCAGCAGGTAAAAGCTTTGGTCGAGTACATGTCTACTTTGAGTGTGCAGGATAAATAA
- a CDS encoding SDR family oxidoreductase, whose product MKKMPGRIKERTAFITGCSSGFGLLTAVALAQVGYHVIATMRDLSRRGGLDKHAAESGVAHKLEVIQMDVTKPDEVNAAVSQAVGRYGKIDLLVNNAGFASGGFAEEVELDEWREQFEVNVFGLIAVTRAVLPHMRAQKSGTIINISSISGRFGFPGLAPYAASKHAVEGFSESLRLEMLPYGIHVVLIEPGSYRTAIWEKGLQKSASPASSPYAAQQRALTARVEQIASSAPAPDEVVRTIIRAATSPRPALRYPVGRGVRFSLLMKQWLPWRWLESIVIQKMRPPRS is encoded by the coding sequence ATGAAAAAGATGCCCGGTAGAATCAAAGAACGAACCGCCTTCATCACCGGCTGCTCCAGCGGGTTTGGCCTGTTGACAGCGGTCGCCCTGGCCCAGGTGGGCTACCATGTCATCGCCACCATGCGGGATCTGTCTCGCAGAGGCGGGCTGGACAAGCATGCCGCCGAGAGTGGTGTCGCTCACAAGCTGGAAGTCATCCAGATGGATGTGACGAAGCCTGATGAAGTGAATGCGGCCGTCTCCCAGGCCGTCGGACGCTACGGAAAAATCGACCTGCTGGTCAACAACGCGGGCTTCGCCAGCGGCGGATTCGCAGAGGAAGTAGAGCTGGATGAATGGCGGGAGCAATTTGAAGTGAACGTCTTTGGCCTGATTGCAGTCACGCGGGCCGTCCTGCCCCATATGCGCGCCCAAAAGTCCGGGACGATCATCAACATCAGCAGCATCAGCGGGAGGTTCGGCTTTCCCGGTCTCGCTCCCTATGCCGCCTCCAAACACGCGGTAGAAGGCTTCAGCGAATCCCTCCGGTTGGAGATGCTTCCGTACGGCATCCACGTCGTCTTGATCGAGCCGGGGTCGTACCGGACGGCCATCTGGGAAAAGGGACTGCAGAAATCGGCTTCGCCTGCCTCTTCTCCCTATGCCGCACAACAAAGGGCGCTCACAGCCAGGGTCGAGCAAATCGCGTCCAGCGCCCCCGCCCCGGATGAAGTGGTCAGGACGATCATCCGTGCTGCGACATCCCCGCGTCCGGCGCTCCGCTATCCGGTCGGCCGGGGCGTGCGCTTCTCCCTCCTGATGAAGCAGTGGCTCCCCTGGCGCTGGCTGGAGAGCATCGTGATCCAAAAAATGAGGCCGCCTCGTTCATGA
- a CDS encoding DMT family transporter, translating into MELEGGSWIWSASLRFLFMVPFLLAIVGLRRNLPELWQEMRAQPLQWLLWSTVGFGLFYGPLSFAAAYGPGWLIAGTWQVTIIAGSLLVPLFGQKIPLKGLAMSMIILAGVALMQLHEAKQLGTTEVVYGILPVVIAAFAYPLGNRKMMALTSGRIDAYQRVLGMTLASLPCWLLLACFGAATARMPSASQITQSLLVALTSGIIATVVFFQATDLAKGNPVQLAAVEATQAGEVVFAVLLEVAILSAALPSLVSSVGMMIVMIGMVLHSYVSHADQKTSLAPATKRAAS; encoded by the coding sequence ATGGAATTGGAGGGAGGAAGCTGGATCTGGAGCGCGTCGCTTCGTTTTCTTTTTATGGTTCCTTTCCTGCTGGCGATCGTGGGTCTGCGGCGGAACCTGCCGGAGCTGTGGCAGGAGATGCGGGCGCAGCCCCTGCAGTGGCTGCTTTGGAGCACCGTCGGCTTTGGCCTTTTTTACGGGCCGCTCAGCTTTGCCGCCGCATACGGACCGGGCTGGCTTATCGCCGGGACGTGGCAGGTCACGATTATCGCCGGCTCACTCCTGGTCCCTTTATTCGGGCAAAAAATCCCGCTCAAGGGCTTGGCCATGTCGATGATCATCCTGGCCGGAGTCGCCCTGATGCAACTGCATGAAGCAAAGCAACTGGGCACAACCGAAGTCGTCTACGGGATCCTGCCGGTCGTGATCGCGGCATTTGCCTATCCGCTGGGCAACCGAAAAATGATGGCGCTGACCAGCGGCAGGATCGACGCGTACCAGCGGGTGCTGGGAATGACGCTGGCCAGTTTGCCCTGCTGGCTTTTGCTCGCCTGTTTCGGCGCTGCCACTGCCAGGATGCCGAGCGCGAGCCAGATTACGCAATCCCTGCTGGTCGCCCTGACTTCGGGGATTATCGCTACCGTCGTCTTTTTCCAGGCTACCGATCTGGCCAAGGGCAATCCGGTGCAGCTGGCGGCGGTGGAAGCGACACAGGCAGGAGAAGTGGTCTTCGCCGTCCTGCTGGAGGTGGCGATTCTCTCGGCGGCGCTGCCGTCTCTGGTCTCCAGCGTAGGGATGATGATCGTGATGATCGGGATGGTCCTGCACAGCTACGTATCCCACGCCGACCAAAAGACGTCGCTGGCTCCGGCGACTAAAAGGGCCGCTTCATGA
- a CDS encoding DUF2512 family protein — protein sequence MDGLLVKLIAGPLLVILADALFPEVNYASLYQSIGVGLVIAIAGHLLELLLLRRGTLWMSTALDLIAAFLIVWLSGILFADARVTPIGAGFAAILVGVAEHLQHIRLIKSGRTEKG from the coding sequence GTGGACGGATTGCTCGTCAAGCTCATCGCGGGTCCGCTGTTGGTCATCCTGGCTGATGCGCTGTTTCCCGAGGTCAACTACGCCTCTCTCTACCAATCTATCGGTGTGGGGCTTGTGATTGCGATTGCCGGACATCTGCTGGAGCTGCTTCTGCTCCGGCGAGGCACGCTCTGGATGAGCACAGCACTTGATCTGATCGCGGCTTTCCTGATCGTCTGGCTGAGCGGCATCCTGTTTGCGGATGCGCGAGTGACGCCGATCGGGGCCGGCTTTGCCGCGATACTGGTAGGGGTGGCGGAACATCTGCAGCACATCCGGCTGATCAAGAGCGGACGCACGGAAAAAGGATAG
- a CDS encoding MDR family MFS transporter: MKPVTNKRNVTIGVMIATFLAAIEGTIVSTAMPTIVSDLGGLHLISWVVSIYLLTSAVTTPIFGKLADLFGRKIVFTSGAILFLIGSALSGLAQTMEQLIWFRAFQGLGAGSIITVTYTIVGDIYPFEQRGKVQGWMSGIWGISGILGPLTGGLLVDYVSWHWIFYMNIPFGIVSIVLIWLYLHEHIEKVNKHIDYAGASIFTISVSALLYALLSGGQEHPWGSPLIMGLLVFSALGILLFLYVEKRSPEPMVPLGLFSMRAMSIVNIAGFLLAAVLVAVSFYLPLWIQGVYGQGATGSGLTLIPMSVGWPIGAAISGRLLARIGIRTTSLFGVAILIAATTWLATIQPSSPHLLLFGITFLVGLGFGLSFTSFTGAVLSVPWNLRGVAVSTNSFIRTLGQTLGIALFGTLLNASVRQAQSVENIDVNKILNPHEAGQLPPELLQTVRELLAGGLHQVFVILAVLAVISLLVTLGYPKQRQEEAA, from the coding sequence ATGAAACCAGTAACAAACAAGCGAAACGTCACGATAGGAGTGATGATTGCCACTTTCCTGGCGGCGATCGAGGGCACCATCGTCAGTACGGCCATGCCGACGATCGTCAGTGATCTGGGAGGGCTGCATCTGATCAGTTGGGTCGTTTCTATTTACTTGCTCACGTCGGCCGTCACGACCCCGATCTTTGGCAAGCTGGCTGATTTGTTCGGAAGAAAAATCGTGTTCACCAGCGGCGCGATTCTCTTTTTGATCGGATCGGCGCTCTCGGGCCTTGCGCAGACGATGGAACAGCTCATCTGGTTCCGGGCTTTTCAGGGCTTGGGGGCAGGGTCGATCATTACGGTTACCTATACGATTGTCGGAGATATTTACCCCTTTGAACAAAGGGGGAAGGTGCAGGGGTGGATGAGCGGCATCTGGGGCATCTCCGGGATATTGGGCCCCCTGACAGGGGGGCTTTTGGTAGATTATGTTTCCTGGCACTGGATCTTTTACATGAACATTCCCTTTGGCATCGTCTCGATCGTGTTGATCTGGCTGTATCTGCATGAGCATATCGAGAAGGTGAACAAGCATATTGATTACGCGGGCGCCTCGATTTTTACCATTAGTGTTTCCGCGCTCCTGTACGCGCTGTTGAGCGGGGGGCAGGAGCATCCCTGGGGTTCGCCGCTGATTATGGGGCTGCTAGTCTTTTCCGCTCTTGGCATCCTGTTGTTCCTCTACGTGGAAAAGAGGTCGCCCGAGCCGATGGTCCCTCTCGGCCTGTTTTCCATGCGTGCGATGAGCATCGTCAATATCGCCGGTTTTCTGTTGGCGGCGGTGCTGGTGGCGGTTTCCTTTTACCTGCCGCTGTGGATTCAGGGCGTGTACGGCCAAGGGGCGACCGGCTCCGGGCTGACGCTCATCCCGATGTCGGTCGGCTGGCCGATTGGCGCGGCGATCAGCGGCCGTCTCCTGGCACGCATCGGCATCCGGACGACCTCGCTTTTTGGCGTGGCGATTCTGATCGCGGCGACGACCTGGCTGGCGACGATCCAGCCGAGCAGTCCGCACCTCTTGTTATTCGGCATTACATTCTTGGTGGGACTTGGGTTTGGACTTTCATTTACGTCCTTTACCGGAGCCGTGCTGAGCGTTCCCTGGAATCTCCGCGGGGTTGCCGTCTCGACCAACTCGTTTATCCGCACATTGGGGCAGACGTTGGGAATCGCCCTCTTCGGTACGCTCCTGAACGCGTCGGTCAGACAGGCGCAAAGTGTGGAAAATATCGACGTCAACAAAATCCTGAATCCGCATGAAGCGGGACAGCTGCCGCCGGAGCTTTTGCAGACAGTCAGAGAGCTGCTGGCAGGCGGGCTGCATCAGGTCTTTGTCATCTTGGCGGTGCTGGCCGTGATCAGCTTGCTGGTGACGCTGGGATATCCGAAACAGCGGCAGGAGGAAGCCGCCTGA
- a CDS encoding SurA N-terminal domain-containing protein codes for MKKFDLSMLSIAILLLALVILGVALKPADDPVLVTSSRGDITQSELYEQMKESYGKKTLGVIVSRNMVVEEAKDQGVSIDESEVDQEMNRLIEQLGSRENFEQTLKNQGYTEEGFRGTVRTLLLRDKLFEKVYPVSEQDIQAFYEKNKDKFGNPAPDLEQVRPEIVKQLNKENRKKHMDDWLIGLEKKFNVKFLDPSLAPDDVLQNAEASQK; via the coding sequence ATGAAAAAGTTCGATCTATCCATGCTTTCGATCGCGATTCTGCTTTTGGCTCTCGTGATTTTGGGGGTTGCCCTTAAGCCTGCGGATGACCCTGTTCTGGTCACCAGCAGCAGAGGCGACATCACCCAATCCGAGCTGTACGAACAGATGAAAGAAAGCTATGGGAAAAAGACGCTGGGCGTGATCGTCAGCCGCAACATGGTCGTAGAAGAAGCCAAGGACCAGGGCGTGTCGATCGATGAATCGGAAGTGGATCAGGAGATGAACAGACTGATCGAGCAACTCGGTTCCAGAGAAAACTTTGAGCAAACCCTGAAAAATCAGGGCTACACCGAGGAGGGCTTCCGAGGAACGGTGCGAACGCTTCTTTTGCGGGACAAGCTGTTCGAAAAGGTGTATCCGGTCAGCGAGCAGGATATTCAAGCCTTCTACGAAAAGAACAAGGACAAGTTCGGCAATCCGGCGCCTGATCTGGAGCAGGTGCGGCCGGAGATCGTCAAGCAGCTGAACAAAGAGAATCGCAAAAAACATATGGATGATTGGTTGATCGGGCTGGAGAAGAAATTCAATGTGAAGTTTCTGGACCCGTCGCTTGCGCCGGACGATGTCCTGCAAAATGCGGAAGCGTCTCAAAAATAA
- a CDS encoding DegV family protein, translating to MTQRIAWITDSTAYIPEELRKAADIHIVPLDVIFDDVAYQDGVDLSSEKLYEKIEHSKTVPKTSQPAIGKFIELYEQLAEAYDCAIAVHLSSKLSGTYQTSKAAAAQCEFPVEVVDSQIVSYPITTLLGKGLALAEQGMDYRDIAETLRREASKNENYIVIGKLSQLHKGGRLSNAQLILGTLLQIRPIFCIKNGAVELFEKVRTENKAYRRIMEQLDRARSMHRVSQVEILHGNVIEKALALKEQIKSKHQDVEVLVYPLSPVLGVHGGQGTIALTWTNEPQS from the coding sequence TTGACACAGCGTATCGCCTGGATTACCGACAGCACCGCCTATATTCCGGAAGAATTGAGAAAGGCAGCCGACATCCATATCGTCCCTCTCGATGTGATCTTTGATGACGTCGCTTATCAGGATGGGGTGGATCTCAGCTCCGAAAAGTTGTATGAAAAAATCGAACATTCGAAAACCGTTCCCAAAACCTCGCAGCCGGCCATCGGCAAGTTCATCGAACTGTACGAACAACTGGCGGAAGCATATGACTGCGCCATCGCGGTTCACCTGTCCAGCAAGCTGAGCGGTACCTATCAGACGAGCAAAGCAGCCGCGGCCCAGTGTGAATTTCCGGTCGAAGTGGTCGATTCGCAGATCGTCTCCTACCCGATCACGACCTTGCTCGGCAAAGGCCTCGCGCTGGCAGAGCAAGGGATGGACTACCGGGACATCGCCGAGACCTTGCGGCGGGAAGCGAGCAAAAACGAAAACTACATCGTGATCGGCAAGCTGTCCCAGCTCCACAAGGGCGGCCGCCTGTCCAACGCGCAGCTGATCCTGGGCACGCTGCTCCAGATCAGGCCAATCTTTTGCATCAAAAACGGCGCAGTGGAGCTGTTTGAAAAAGTGCGTACCGAAAACAAAGCCTATCGGCGGATCATGGAGCAGTTGGATCGGGCCCGTTCGATGCACCGCGTGTCGCAAGTGGAAATCCTGCATGGCAACGTCATCGAAAAAGCCCTGGCGCTCAAAGAACAGATCAAGAGCAAGCACCAGGATGTCGAGGTGCTGGTCTATCCGCTCAGCCCCGTACTCGGCGTACATGGCGGCCAGGGAACAATCGCTCTCACTTGGACGAATGAACCGCAGTCGTAA
- a CDS encoding class I SAM-dependent methyltransferase → MEKASWLEWLRRETEVPFAGWDFSYVKKTGRLQEAPLGWNYTSLVQRKLPEAQALLDMGTGGGEFLAMLRPLPEQTYATEGYQPNVVIARERLEPLGVTVVEADGEDTLPFSDETFDLIINRHESFDAGEVFRIARKGATFLTQQVGGENDLLLNRLLGAPIPQEYLHWNARYAAEQLERAGLVLTDCREEMVPTRFYDVGAVVYYLRAVPWQIPDFTLERYADGLWELQGRIEKDGYLDVPSHRFLLQAVRPFA, encoded by the coding sequence TTGGAGAAAGCATCATGGTTGGAATGGCTGCGCCGGGAGACGGAGGTCCCGTTTGCGGGCTGGGATTTTTCCTATGTGAAGAAGACGGGGCGGCTGCAGGAAGCGCCGCTCGGCTGGAACTACACCAGCCTGGTCCAGCGCAAATTGCCGGAGGCGCAAGCACTGCTGGACATGGGAACGGGCGGGGGTGAATTTCTCGCCATGCTGCGGCCGCTCCCGGAACAAACCTATGCCACGGAGGGTTATCAGCCGAATGTGGTAATCGCCAGGGAGCGCCTGGAGCCTTTGGGGGTTACCGTGGTCGAAGCGGACGGGGAGGACACCCTGCCCTTTTCCGATGAAACCTTCGATTTGATCATCAATCGGCACGAATCTTTCGATGCAGGAGAGGTATTCCGCATCGCCCGAAAAGGAGCCACCTTCCTGACGCAGCAGGTAGGCGGGGAGAACGATCTCCTGCTTAATCGCTTGCTGGGGGCGCCGATCCCGCAGGAATACCTGCATTGGAATGCCCGCTATGCGGCCGAGCAGTTGGAGAGAGCCGGGCTTGTCCTGACCGATTGCCGCGAGGAGATGGTACCGACGCGGTTCTACGACGTGGGGGCGGTGGTCTACTACCTGCGGGCCGTGCCCTGGCAAATTCCCGATTTTACCTTGGAGAGATACGCCGACGGCCTGTGGGAGTTGCAGGGCCGGATCGAGAAGGACGGCTATCTCGACGTCCCCAGCCACCGCTTTTTGCTGCAGGCCGTCCGTCCGTTCGCCTAA